ACCGGGGCGGCCACCCCGCCCGAGGCCGATCTCCCCGAACTGTTCAAGGGCAACCTCTGCCGCTGCACCGGCTACCGGCCGATCCTCGCGGCGGTCTCCCCGGCGCCCGCGGGTGCCGCCGAGCGTCCCGCTCCGGTCGGCGCACCGGCCGGGCCGCGGGTCGTCGCCGGACTGGAACCGTTCACCCTGGATTTCGAGCCGGGGGACGACGAGCGCACCCCACCGGCCGCGCCGCTGCACCTCGCCGTGCTGCCCAGCCCGCAGCCGCACGCGCGGATCGTCGCCATCGACACCGCCGCCGCCGAGGCGCTACCGGGCGTGCACGCCGTGCTCACCTACGCCGACGCCCCCGCGCGCGCCTTCTCCACGGCCCGCCACGAACTGCGCACCGACGACCCCGACGACACCTACGTCCTCGACCGCACGGTGCGATTCGCCGGGCAGCGGGTGGCCGCCGTCGTCGCCGACACCCTCGACATCGCGCGCGCCGGCTGCCGGCTGCTGCGGGTGACCTACGCGGAGTTGCCCGCGGTGTTCGATCCCGCACTGGCACTGGCGGAGGGTGCGCCCGCGCTGCACGGTGACAAACCAGCCGAGGCGCGCATCGCCGATCCCGCCCGGAACCTGGTCGCCGAGATCCACGGCGAGGTCGGTTCGGTCGCGGCCGGGCTGGCCGACGCCGCCCACGTGGTGCGGGGTGTGTGGCACAGTCCACGGGTGCAGCACGTGCACCTGGAAACCCACGGTGGCGTCGGCTGGCTCGACCGGGCCGGGCGACTGGTGATCCGCTGTTCGACCCAGGTGCCGTTCCTGGTGCGCGACGAACTCTGCGAGGTGTTCGGGCTCGCCCGCGACCGGGTGCGGGTGTTCGCGGCCCGCGTGGGCGGGGGTTTCGGCGCCAAGCAGGAGATGCTGGTCGAGGACTTGATCGCGCTGGCCGTGCTGCGCACCGGGCGGCCGGTGCAGTACGAGTACACCCGCACCGACGAGTTCACCGCCGCGACCAGCCGCCATCCGGCGCGGGTCGAGGTCACCGCGGCCGCCGACGCGGCGGGCATCCTCACCGCCTTGGCCGTGGATGTGCTGCTGGACGCGGGCGCCTACGGCAATCACAGTCCGGGTGTGCTCTTCCACGGCGTCGGGGAGTCGGTGCAGCTCTATCGGTGCCCGAACAAGCGGGTGGACGGCCGCGCCGCCTACACCAACAACGTCCCCTCCGGCGCCTTCCGCGGTTACGGCCTCGGCCAGCTGGTCTTCGGCATCGAATCCGCGCTCGACGAGCTGGCCCGTGCGCTGGGCATCGACCCGTTCGAGTTCCGCGCCCGCAACGCCGTGCGGCCCGGCGATCCGTTCGTCGGCGCCGAGGCCGAGCCCGGCGATCTGCGCTTCGGCAGCTACGGCCTGGACCAGTGCCTGGACCTGGCGCGCGCGGCGCTGCGGCGCGGCAACGGGGTGGCCGCACCGGGCCCGCGGTGGCGGGTCGGGGAGGGCATGGCCGCGGCGATGATCGCGACCATCCCGCCGCGCGGCCACCACGCCGAGACGGTGGCCGTCCTGCGCGCCGACGGCCGCTACGAAATACGGGTCGGCACCGCCGAATTCGGCAACGGCACGACCACCGCGCACCTGACCCTGGCCGCCGCCGCGCTCGGCGTGGCCGCCGACCGCATCGACATCCGCCAGTCCGACACCGACCTCGTCGGCCACGACACCGGCGCGTTCGGCTCCACCGGCATCGTCGTCGCGGGCAAGGCCACCCACCTCGCCGCCACCGCGTTGCGCGAACGGATCCGCACCCGCGCCGCCGAACTGACCGGCCTGCCCGCCGACGCCTGCGTGCCCGGGCCGGACGGCGTGCGCTGCGGCGACCGGCTGGTCACGGCCGCCGAGCTGTGCGCGGCGGGGGAGTTGCGCGCCCGCGGCACCCACGCGGGCAGTCCGCGCTCGGTCAGCTTCAACGTGCAGGCCTTCCGCGTCGCCGTGCATCCCGACACCGGCCGGGTCCGGATCCTGCACTCGGTGCAGACCGCCGACGCCGGCACCGTGTTGCACCCGGCGCAGTGCCGCGGCCAGGTGGAAGGCGGTGCGGCGCAGGCGATCGGCACCGCGCTGTACGAGGACATGCGCGTCGAGCGCGGCGTGGTCACCACCCGCACGCTGCGCCACTATCACATTCCGCAGGCCGCCGACCTGCCCGTCACCGAGGTCGCCTTCGCCGACACCGCCGACGAACTCGGCCCGCTCGGCGCCAAATCGATGAGCGAATCCCCGTACAACCCGGTCGCGCCCGCACTGGCCAACGCGATCCGCGACGCCGTGGGCGTGCGGATGTACCGGCTGCCGATGACGGCGGACCGAATCTGGCGTGCCCTGCAGGAAGGAGAGTCGCGATGACCGCGACGCGGTTGCCGGAGAACGTGCGAGCCAGGATCGAGGCGATGCTCGACGCCGTCGACACCGAGCTGCGCACCCGATATCCCGGTTCCGACGGGCGGGCCCAGCCGATCCACACGGTCTACGTCCCGGCCGACCGGGCGGCGGCCGACACCCCCGCTCGGTGGGGCGCCGCCGCCGTCGACCTGCTCGACCGGCACCGCGACACTCTCGCCGAGCTCGACCCGATCGACGTGCTGCCCGCCGTGCGCGACCGCCTCAGCACCGCACCGGTGCAGGATCTGCGCATCGACTTCGAGGACGGCTACGGCCCGCGGCCCGACGACGAGGAGGACGCGGCCGCGCTCGCCGCGGGCGCGGTGCTCGCCGCCTGGGCCGCCGACCCCGCCGGACCGGCCCGCTGCGGTATCCGGACGAAAGGGCTGGCCGGGCTGGAACGCCGGCGTGCGGTGCGCACCCTCGAACTCGTGCTCGACGGGGCGGGTGGCGTCCCCGCCGGGTTCGTCGTCACGGTGCCGAAGGTGCGCGCGCCCGAACAGGTTTCGGCGCTGGTGGCGCTGTGCGAGGGGCTGGAGCGCGGCGCGGGCCTGCCGGAGGGGGCGTTGCGGTTCGAACTGCAGATCGAGAGCCCGCAGGCCATCATCGGCGCCGACGGCGGCACGCCCGTCGCCCGCATGCTCACCGTCGCCGAACGTCGCTGCGACGCGCTGCATTTCGGCACCTACGACTACACCGCCGACTGCGGCGTCGCCGCGCACTGCCAGGCGCTGGACCACCCCGCGGCCGACCACGCCAAGGCCGTCATGCAGGCCGCGGCCGCGCAGACGGGCGTGTGGGTGTGCGACGGCTCCACGCTGATCGTGCCGGACGGGGATCCGCCCGCCGCGCTGCGGGAACATCACCGACTGGTCACCCGGGCGCTGCGGCGCGGGTACTACCAGGGCTGGGACATGCATCCCGGCCACCTGGTGACCCGCTGGTCCGCCACCTACGCCTTCTTCCGCACCGCCGTCGAGGCGGCCGTCCCGCGGTTGCGCTCCTACCTGGTCGGGCGCGCCGGTGCCGGGCACGGCGGCGGTGCCGGGCACGGCGTTGTCGACGAACCGGCCACGGCGCAGGCGCTCGCCTCGACCGTGCTGCGCGCCACCCGGTGCGGCGCCGTCACCGAGGACGAAGTGCGTGCCGACGCACCGGAACTGGACGCGGCGGTGGTGCGCGCGCTGGCCTTGCGCAGACCGCTGCCCCAGCTGGAACAGGAGACGCCGTGAACGAGACGGCCGCCGACCGCGTCGCACCGCGCGGCTTCACCGAACTGCCGGATCTGGCGGTGCGCTCGCTCGGCGGTGCGGTGATCTGGGCCGACGACGAGTTCTTCGCCGAGAAGGAGAACCTGATCGTGCCCGAGGCACCGGAGTTCCGGCCCGCGACCTACGGGCACAGAGGCCAGGTGTACGACGGCTGGGAGACCCGCAGGCACCGTGGCCTGCCCGGCGACGACGCCGCCGTCGTCCGGCTCGGCGTGCCCGGAGTGATCCACGGCGTCGTCGTCGACACCTCCTGGTTCACCGGCAACTATCCGCCCGCGATCTCGCTGTCCGCCCTCGCGATCGACGGCTACCCGCCCGCCGCGGACATCGCCGCCCGCACCGACTGGGTACCCCTGCTCGACCGGGTGCCGGTTCGCGGCGACGCCCGCAACCCCTTCCCGATCCCCAGCCGCGACCGCTGGACCCATGTGCGCCTCACCATGCACCCCGACGGCGGCATCGCCCGGCTGCGCGTCCACGGCGAGGGCAGGCCCGACCCGGCGCTGCTCGGCCTCGGCCCGGTGGACCTGGCCGCCCTGGAGAACGGCGCCCTGGTGCTCGACTGCTCCGACCGCTTCTACGGGTCCCCGCACCAGCTGCTCCATCCCGGCAACGCCCGCCGGATGGGCGACGGCTGGGAGACCGCGCGCCGCCGCGACGACGGCAACGACTGGGTGCGCATCCGGCTCGCCGGTCCCGGCCTGATCCGGCTGGCCGAACTCGACACCTCCTACTTCCTCGGCAACAGTCCCGCCGCCGCGCGGCTGACCGGGCGCACCACCGACGGCACCGAGGTGGAGCTGCTGCCGCGCACGCCGCTGCAACCCGACACCAGGCACCGCTTCCCGATCGCTGCGGTCGCCGCCTCCGTCGAGGAGGTCCGGCTCGACATCTATCCCGACGGCGGCCTGGCCCGGGTCCGGCTGTTCGGGGAGCTGGGCGGATGACCCGCGATTTCGTCGGCTACGGACCGCACCCGCCGCACCCGCACTGGCCCGGTGCCGCGCGGATCGCCGTCCAGTTCGTGCTCAACTACGAGGAAGGCGCCGAGCGCAACATCCTCGACGGCGACCCGCACTCGGAGACGTTCCTGACCGAGCTGACCCCCTGCGAACCCTTCCCGAACCGGCACATGAGCGTCGAATCGCTCTACGAGTACGGCTCGCGCGCGGGCCTGTGGCGGGTCTTGCGGGTGTTCGAGCGGCGCGGGCTGCCGCTGACGATCTTCGCCGTCGCCCGCGCGATGCAACGCAACCCCGACGCCGTGGCCGCCTGCGTCGAGCTCGGCCACGAGATCGCCTGCCACGGCCTGCGCTGGATCTCCTATCAACTCGTCGACCGGGAGGCCGAACGCGCGGACATGGCCGAGGCGGTCGGCATCCTCACCGAACTCACCGGCGCGCCACCGCTGGGCTGGTACACCGGCCGCGACTCACCCCACACCCGCGAACTGGTCGTCGAACACGGCGGCTTCGTCTACGACGCGGACTCCTACGCCGACGACCTGCCCTACTGGGTGCGCGTGCACGACCGCGACCACCTCGTCGTGCCGTACACCCTCGACACCAACGACATGCGCTTCGCCTCCCCCGCCGGATTCCCCAGCGGCGACCAGTTCTTCACCCACCTCCGCGACGCCTTCGACGTCCTCTACCGGGAGGGCGCACAGGGCGCGCCGAAAATGCTCTCCGTCGGACTGCACTGCCGGCTCGTCGGCCGCCCCGCCCGCACAGCCGCCCTCGAGCGATTCCTCGACCACGTGCAATCCCACGACCGGGTGTGGATCACCCGCCG
This sequence is a window from Nocardia farcinica. Protein-coding genes within it:
- a CDS encoding DUF6986 family protein: MTATRLPENVRARIEAMLDAVDTELRTRYPGSDGRAQPIHTVYVPADRAAADTPARWGAAAVDLLDRHRDTLAELDPIDVLPAVRDRLSTAPVQDLRIDFEDGYGPRPDDEEDAAALAAGAVLAAWAADPAGPARCGIRTKGLAGLERRRAVRTLELVLDGAGGVPAGFVVTVPKVRAPEQVSALVALCEGLERGAGLPEGALRFELQIESPQAIIGADGGTPVARMLTVAERRCDALHFGTYDYTADCGVAAHCQALDHPAADHAKAVMQAAAAQTGVWVCDGSTLIVPDGDPPAALREHHRLVTRALRRGYYQGWDMHPGHLVTRWSATYAFFRTAVEAAVPRLRSYLVGRAGAGHGGGAGHGVVDEPATAQALASTVLRATRCGAVTEDEVRADAPELDAAVVRALALRRPLPQLEQETP
- the alc gene encoding allantoicase — translated: MNETAADRVAPRGFTELPDLAVRSLGGAVIWADDEFFAEKENLIVPEAPEFRPATYGHRGQVYDGWETRRHRGLPGDDAAVVRLGVPGVIHGVVVDTSWFTGNYPPAISLSALAIDGYPPAADIAARTDWVPLLDRVPVRGDARNPFPIPSRDRWTHVRLTMHPDGGIARLRVHGEGRPDPALLGLGPVDLAALENGALVLDCSDRFYGSPHQLLHPGNARRMGDGWETARRRDDGNDWVRIRLAGPGLIRLAELDTSYFLGNSPAAARLTGRTTDGTEVELLPRTPLQPDTRHRFPIAAVAASVEEVRLDIYPDGGLARVRLFGELGG
- the puuE gene encoding allantoinase PuuE, yielding MTRDFVGYGPHPPHPHWPGAARIAVQFVLNYEEGAERNILDGDPHSETFLTELTPCEPFPNRHMSVESLYEYGSRAGLWRVLRVFERRGLPLTIFAVARAMQRNPDAVAACVELGHEIACHGLRWISYQLVDREAERADMAEAVGILTELTGAPPLGWYTGRDSPHTRELVVEHGGFVYDADSYADDLPYWVRVHDRDHLVVPYTLDTNDMRFASPAGFPSGDQFFTHLRDAFDVLYREGAQGAPKMLSVGLHCRLVGRPARTAALERFLDHVQSHDRVWITRRIDIAEHWRRVHPAPG
- a CDS encoding molybdopterin-dependent oxidoreductase, yielding MRFEVDGRSVEARPRPGQCLRTLLREHGARAVKKGCDAGDCGACSVLLDGLAVHSCLVPAHRAADARVVTAAGLGTPADPHPIQRRFLAESAFQCGFCTPGMVVTAAGLTGAATPPEADLPELFKGNLCRCTGYRPILAAVSPAPAGAAERPAPVGAPAGPRVVAGLEPFTLDFEPGDDERTPPAAPLHLAVLPSPQPHARIVAIDTAAAEALPGVHAVLTYADAPARAFSTARHELRTDDPDDTYVLDRTVRFAGQRVAAVVADTLDIARAGCRLLRVTYAELPAVFDPALALAEGAPALHGDKPAEARIADPARNLVAEIHGEVGSVAAGLADAAHVVRGVWHSPRVQHVHLETHGGVGWLDRAGRLVIRCSTQVPFLVRDELCEVFGLARDRVRVFAARVGGGFGAKQEMLVEDLIALAVLRTGRPVQYEYTRTDEFTAATSRHPARVEVTAAADAAGILTALAVDVLLDAGAYGNHSPGVLFHGVGESVQLYRCPNKRVDGRAAYTNNVPSGAFRGYGLGQLVFGIESALDELARALGIDPFEFRARNAVRPGDPFVGAEAEPGDLRFGSYGLDQCLDLARAALRRGNGVAAPGPRWRVGEGMAAAMIATIPPRGHHAETVAVLRADGRYEIRVGTAEFGNGTTTAHLTLAAAALGVAADRIDIRQSDTDLVGHDTGAFGSTGIVVAGKATHLAATALRERIRTRAAELTGLPADACVPGPDGVRCGDRLVTAAELCAAGELRARGTHAGSPRSVSFNVQAFRVAVHPDTGRVRILHSVQTADAGTVLHPAQCRGQVEGGAAQAIGTALYEDMRVERGVVTTRTLRHYHIPQAADLPVTEVAFADTADELGPLGAKSMSESPYNPVAPALANAIRDAVGVRMYRLPMTADRIWRALQEGESR